One part of the Raphanus sativus cultivar WK10039 chromosome 7, ASM80110v3, whole genome shotgun sequence genome encodes these proteins:
- the LOC108814385 gene encoding dehydrin ERD14-like, producing the protein MAEETKNVHEHEVPKVATEESSAATGEVTDRGMFDFLKKKKEETKPEETTHSEFEQKVQVSEPVPEVKHEEEEKKPSLLEKLHRSDSSSSSSEEEGEDGEKRKRKKDKKKIATEGEGQTEEEKKGFMDKLKEKLPGHGKKPEDDSAAAAAPAVAPPVEEAHPAEKKGILEKIKEKLPGYHSKTVEEEKKDDH; encoded by the exons ATGGCGGAGGAAACCAAGAACGTTCATGAGCATGAAGTGCCAAAGGTAGCAACGGAGGAATCATCTGCGGCGACTGGGGAGGTAACAGATCGTGGTATGTTCGACTTcttgaaaaagaagaaggaggaaACAAAACCAGAAGAGACGACCCACTCGGAGTTCGAGCAGAAGGTTCAGGTTTCTGAGCCGGTCCCTGAGGTTAAACacgaagaagaggagaagaaaccaAGTCTCCTTGAGAAGCTTCACCGAAGCGACTCTTCTAGCTCC TCAAGCGAGGAAGAAGGTGAAGATGgtgagaagagaaagaggaagaaggatAAGAAGAAGATTGCTACTGAAGGAGAGGGGCAAacagaggaggagaagaaagggTTTATGGATAAGCTGAAAGAGAAGCTTCCAGGACATGGAAAGAAGCCTGAAGACGACTCAGCTGCAGCGGCTGCACCGGCTGTTGCTCCTCCGGTGGAGGAAGCGCATCCGGCGGAGAAGAAGGGAATTTTGGAGAAGATTAAAGAGAAGCTTCCTGGATACCACTCAAAGACCGttgaggaggagaagaaagatGATCACTGA